Proteins from a genomic interval of Methanofollis formosanus:
- a CDS encoding class I adenylate-forming enzyme family protein codes for MNFVDYLLEKSRERDALFIAGPTETITHRDLFRKVNALARHFGQTCGRGKRILVLAENSLYFSLCYLAAMKSGNTAVLVETRVAKDQLEKIGDLCEFACCCVQEKYRPKVRDGWPLFSEADCAALPVTDEEWVVETADDETAQILFTSGSTGEKKGVMISHWNLVTNSEAILEVMRLTEEDRACAVLPFTYCYGVSVLHTHLRVGGSVVLHTAIFLGTVISEIENYGCTGIYGVPSTYQILIHRTPFLKKALPTLRYMTCGGGYLEEKYVRMITDAFPEKDLFIYYGATEATARISVLDPALVLERMGSLGRGMPGVALEVLRPDGRPVDPGEIGEITVLSRTPMQGYFRDPVATAAKLKNGRLYTGDLGTVDEDGYVYFKGRGNTIIKSAGHRITPREVEDLINTLEAVSETAVVAVPDELMGEAAVAVVQPVGAPSGVLRDEIMRLCQSSLPSYKVPKVVVFAESMPLNASDKVDLVRLKAVVAAIRAGEEVGGYEEIGPNRGRGGAGDGTAL; via the coding sequence ATGAACTTCGTCGACTATCTCCTGGAGAAGAGCCGGGAGCGCGACGCCCTCTTCATCGCCGGGCCGACGGAGACGATCACCCACCGCGACCTCTTCAGGAAGGTGAACGCCCTGGCCCGCCACTTCGGGCAGACCTGCGGGAGGGGGAAACGGATCCTGGTCCTCGCGGAGAACAGTCTCTACTTCTCCCTCTGCTACCTCGCCGCGATGAAGAGCGGGAACACGGCGGTGCTCGTCGAGACGAGGGTCGCAAAAGATCAACTCGAAAAGATCGGCGACCTCTGCGAGTTCGCGTGTTGCTGCGTCCAGGAGAAGTACCGCCCCAAGGTCCGGGACGGGTGGCCGCTTTTCTCGGAGGCCGACTGTGCCGCACTCCCGGTGACCGACGAGGAGTGGGTGGTCGAGACGGCGGACGACGAGACGGCGCAGATCCTCTTCACCTCGGGGAGCACCGGGGAGAAGAAGGGGGTGATGATCTCCCACTGGAACCTGGTGACCAACTCTGAAGCGATCCTGGAGGTGATGCGCCTCACCGAAGAAGACCGGGCGTGTGCGGTCCTGCCCTTCACCTACTGCTACGGGGTCTCGGTCCTCCACACCCATCTCCGGGTCGGCGGGAGCGTGGTCCTGCACACCGCGATCTTCCTCGGGACCGTCATCTCCGAGATCGAGAACTATGGCTGCACCGGGATCTACGGCGTGCCGAGCACCTACCAGATCCTGATCCACCGCACGCCGTTCCTCAAGAAGGCTCTCCCGACGCTCCGGTACATGACCTGCGGCGGCGGGTACCTGGAGGAGAAGTACGTCAGAATGATCACCGACGCCTTCCCTGAGAAGGATCTCTTCATCTACTACGGCGCCACCGAGGCGACGGCCAGGATCTCGGTCCTCGACCCGGCGCTGGTCCTCGAGAGGATGGGGTCGCTGGGCAGGGGGATGCCGGGCGTCGCCCTGGAGGTTCTCCGCCCGGACGGCCGACCGGTGGACCCGGGCGAGATCGGCGAGATCACGGTCCTGAGCAGGACGCCCATGCAGGGTTACTTCAGGGACCCGGTGGCGACCGCGGCGAAACTGAAGAACGGCAGGCTGTACACCGGCGACCTCGGGACCGTCGACGAGGACGGGTACGTCTATTTCAAGGGGCGGGGCAACACCATCATCAAGTCGGCGGGGCACCGGATCACCCCGCGGGAGGTGGAAGATCTCATCAACACCCTGGAGGCGGTGAGCGAGACGGCGGTCGTCGCAGTGCCCGATGAACTGATGGGCGAGGCGGCGGTCGCCGTGGTCCAGCCGGTCGGGGCGCCGTCGGGAGTGCTCCGCGACGAGATCATGAGGCTCTGCCAGTCTTCCCTCCCGTCGTACAAGGTTCCGAAGGTCGTGGTCTTTGCGGAGTCGATGCCCCTCAACGCCTCCGACAAGGTGGACCTGGTCAGGCTGAAGGCGGTGGTCGCCGCCATCCGGGCCGGGGAGGAGGTCGGCGGGTACGAGGAGATCGGACCGAACCGCGGGAGAGGGGGGGCGGGGGACGGCACCGCCCTCTGA
- a CDS encoding acyl carrier protein, with amino-acid sequence MEKGPQQQRIEKIFCDVIGVRESDLSDDIGYNSHELWDSLKHLELVAALEEAFGITLEMEEIVEMEDFGRVKAVVFSHLEEGEE; translated from the coding sequence ATGGAGAAGGGACCACAACAACAGAGGATAGAGAAGATATTCTGCGACGTGATCGGTGTACGGGAATCGGACCTCTCCGACGATATCGGTTACAACTCGCACGAACTCTGGGACTCGCTCAAGCACCTCGAACTGGTGGCGGCCCTGGAGGAGGCCTTCGGGATCACCCTGGAGATGGAGGAGATCGTGGAGATGGAGGACTTCGGCAGGGTCAAAGCGGTCGTCTTCTCCCACCTCGAGGAGGGAGAGGAATGA
- a CDS encoding transglutaminase-like domain-containing protein: MYCRKCGAKIADDTRYCHRCGAAADPEEAREPTPAPTATPKKVHIFDRGTPLWACVGIVFCLVFAVFFVGGDEAWETEMGPAIRNATDYQEPATRDFALALVRAENAGEFNIAQVCDIWEEVYEEWTYVDDPRGTEYFSPASRTIEAGLKGDCDDFAVLLTALMAAIGGEARVVAAYDLSGNGHAFSEIYVGDDYEDLKGAAHYICDRYECTTIWYHCRESLIGTEYWINLDWQNDHPGGYFFPCDDAFAVYIDGTEEYLTGDGDPVRSIRCWTGG, translated from the coding sequence ATGTACTGCCGGAAGTGCGGGGCAAAGATCGCCGACGACACCCGATACTGCCACCGGTGCGGGGCGGCCGCCGACCCCGAGGAAGCGAGAGAACCCACACCCGCACCGACGGCCACGCCGAAGAAGGTCCACATCTTCGACCGCGGAACACCCCTCTGGGCATGCGTCGGCATCGTCTTCTGCCTCGTCTTCGCCGTCTTCTTCGTCGGCGGCGACGAAGCATGGGAGACCGAGATGGGGCCCGCGATCAGGAACGCCACCGACTACCAGGAGCCGGCCACCCGCGACTTCGCCCTCGCCCTGGTCAGGGCCGAGAACGCGGGCGAGTTCAACATCGCGCAGGTCTGCGACATCTGGGAAGAGGTCTACGAAGAATGGACCTATGTCGACGACCCGAGGGGCACCGAGTACTTCTCTCCGGCAAGCCGGACCATCGAGGCCGGACTCAAAGGGGACTGCGACGATTTCGCCGTGCTCCTGACCGCCCTGATGGCAGCAATCGGCGGCGAGGCGCGGGTCGTCGCCGCCTACGATCTCTCCGGCAACGGCCACGCCTTTTCAGAGATCTATGTCGGCGACGACTACGAGGATCTCAAAGGCGCCGCTCACTACATCTGCGACCGCTACGAGTGCACGACGATCTGGTACCACTGCCGGGAGAGCCTGATCGGGACCGAGTACTGGATCAACCTTGACTGGCAGAACGACCATCCAGGCGGTTACTTCTTCCCCTGCGACGACGCCTTCGCCGTCTATATCGACGGGACCGAGGAGTACCTCACCGGCGACGGGGATCCGGTCAGGAGCATCCGGTGCTGGACCGGGGGGTGA
- the acpS gene encoding holo-ACP synthase, giving the protein MTPGIGTDVVLISRFEGKTPERDRRFLERVFTEKEIAYCFSKEHPAPHLAARFAGKEAVTKALSSMGIDGIAMNEIEITNGPSGVPSVTLICRDASMVTVLVSLSHDGDIALACALATEGDGWRRDHNNRG; this is encoded by the coding sequence ATGACCCCCGGCATCGGCACCGACGTCGTTTTGATCAGCCGTTTCGAGGGCAAGACCCCGGAACGCGACCGCCGCTTCCTCGAACGCGTCTTCACCGAAAAAGAGATCGCGTATTGTTTCTCGAAGGAGCATCCGGCCCCCCACCTCGCCGCCAGGTTCGCCGGCAAGGAAGCGGTGACCAAAGCCCTCTCCTCCATGGGGATCGACGGCATTGCAATGAACGAAATCGAGATCACCAACGGGCCGTCAGGGGTGCCCTCCGTTACTTTAATATGTCGTGATGCAAGTATGGTCACTGTCCTCGTCAGTCTCTCGCACGATGGGGACATTGCGCTCGCCTGTGCGCTTGCGACGGAGGGGGACGGATGGAGAAGGGACCACAACAACAGAGGATAG
- a CDS encoding RDD family protein: MYCQTCGDLIPDDSAFCPSCGKRLVSATPPAEEAPVEYAGFIRRVAACILDSLVITALFFVPATLFGFILTIFMDSSQVFSLLLEIKPIIYIIAFIFSFFYYAYLESSQRQATVGKRAIGIAVTDADGERISFGRATVRYIGKLLSELFFPVFFIIAVTRKKQGLHDMAAGTLVVKKRV, translated from the coding sequence ATGTACTGCCAGACCTGTGGTGATCTCATTCCCGACGACTCCGCCTTCTGCCCGTCATGCGGGAAGCGCCTGGTCTCCGCCACACCCCCCGCTGAAGAAGCGCCCGTCGAATACGCCGGGTTCATCAGACGGGTCGCGGCATGTATCCTGGACTCCCTCGTCATTACGGCATTATTCTTTGTGCCGGCCACCCTTTTCGGCTTCATCCTCACAATCTTCATGGATTCTTCACAGGTCTTTTCGCTGCTGCTTGAGATCAAACCCATCATCTATATCATCGCGTTCATCTTCTCCTTCTTCTACTACGCCTACCTGGAGAGCTCGCAGCGGCAGGCCACCGTCGGCAAGAGAGCCATCGGGATCGCGGTCACCGACGCCGACGGGGAGCGGATCTCGTTTGGCCGCGCCACGGTGCGGTATATCGGCAAGTTACTCTCCGAACTCTTTTTCCCGGTCTTCTTCATCATCGCTGTCACCAGGAAGAAACAGGGGCTGCACGACATGGCGGCCGGAACGCTGGTCGTCAAAAAGAGGGTGTGA